The proteins below are encoded in one region of Solenopsis invicta isolate M01_SB chromosome 8, UNIL_Sinv_3.0, whole genome shotgun sequence:
- the LOC120358552 gene encoding uncharacterized protein LOC120358552, producing MSSSKRISSERRRLVEELHASARRHFPRRRVVIKGFDDLWQADIVEMRPYSNINRGHHYILTMIDALSKFAWAVGMKSKSGKETADVIAEIIRKSGRCPRNLQTDMGKEFYNADVQKLLRKHHINHYSTTLKEKMWKMFTLQGSYKWVDELPRLVSEYNDTLHKTIGMRPVDVTPASAKKLLNTVYSHVKIAAPAKVKVGAKKAEKEKKEEEGQQELAEEEVEEKEEVEEEEEELLTECRENYNMIKYLRHILPENISRDNMYIY from the exons atgagttcatcgaagagaATTAGCTCCGAGAGACGACGCCTCGTCGAGGAATTGCATGCATCTGCTCGAAGACATTTTCCACGAAGACGTGTTGTAATCAAAGGATTCGATGACTTGTGGCAAGcggatatcgtcgagatgcgtccgtaTTCGAATATTAACAGAGGTCATCATTATATACTTACCATGATCGATGCGCTGAGCAAATTCGCATGGGCAGTAGGGATGAAGAGTAAGAGCGGAAAAGAGACGGCTGACGTCATCGCCGAGATAATTcggaagagcggaagatgtccacgcaacttgcaaacggatatgggcaaaGAGTTTTACAACGCCGATGTGCAGAAACTCTTGAGAAAACAccatattaatcattattccac aactttgaagGAGAAGATGTGGAAGATGTTTACGTTGCAAGGATCTTACAAGTGGGTCGACGAGCTACCGCGTCTGGTTTCCGAATACAACGACACGCTGCATAAAACGATAGGCATGCGACCTGTGGATGTAACGCCGGCGTCGGCTAAAAAGCTGTTGAACACCGTGTATAGTCACGTTAAGATCGCTGCTCCTGCAAAAGTCAAGGTCGGAGCtaag AaggcagagaaagagaaaaaagaggaagagggaCAGCAAGAACTGGCGGAGGAGGAAGTGGAGGAGAAAgaagaggtggaggaggaggaggaagaactGCTTACCGAATGTCGAGAAAATtacaatatgataaaatatctcAGACATATTCTTCCTGAAAATATATCAAGagacaatatgtatatatattga
- the LOC105202619 gene encoding uncharacterized protein LOC105202619, translated as MLLYIACMFDPLGLGTPVTISAKILLQRLWQLRVDWDDEVSTDIAKQWESVQSSLLELDDFHLPRWIQKGSDTVDCEIHGFSDASNYAYAAAIYIRLTSCSGNIITALLVGKSEVAPIKTLTVPRLELSAAVLTSRLMKFVIDALHVFSAPCFCWTDSTVVLAWVTQHPSKWKTFILNRVAEIQTRLPSASWRYVPTDENPADCASRRISGSKLVSHPLWWQGPAWLRMPDSEWPTMRASLPDIAFQENSRATVRIANVTESWKFADRYSSWPKLIRVSAYVLRFISRIRRRDEIAFWTESPSSLTASEVRASKKFWVKYIQRQLFPLEIRALTQNKSVSSKSPLFSLNPFLDEEQIIRVGGRLSQAPIPAQARHPIVLESHPLVRLLIYHTHLRTLHAGTQLTLATLWQKF; from the coding sequence ATGCTCTTGTACATCGCTTGCATGTTTGATCCGTTAGGCTTAGGCACGCCCGTTACAATCTCCGCGAAGATTCTCTTGCAGCGGCTTTGGCAGCTCCGCGTCGACTGGGACGATGAGGTTTCCACCGATATCGCAAAGCAATGGGAATCCGTGCAATCGTCCTTGCTAGAACTCGATGACTTTCACCTCCCGCGATGGATTCAAAAGGGATCGGACACAGTCGACTGCGAAATTCACGGATTTTCGGACGCGTCTAATTACGCTTATGCCGCAGCGATTTATATTCGGCTCACCTCTTGCTCGGGCAACATCATAACTGCCTTGCTAGTCGGGAAGTCGGAGGTCGCGCCGATTAAAACATTAACTGTTCCGCGTCTCGAATTATCGGCAGCCGTGTTAACGTCGCGATTAATGAAGTTCGTTATAGACGCACTGCACGTTTTCTCCGCTCCATGCTTTTGCTGGACGGACTCGACCGTCGTGCTCGCGTGGGTAACACAACATCCCTCGAAGTGGaagacttttattttaaatcgggTTGCCGAGATTCAAACCCGACTTCCGTCCGCTTCGTGGCGATATGTTCCCACGGACGAAAACCCCGCAGATTGTGCGTCGCGAAGAATCTCGGGAAGTAAGCTCGTCTCGCATCCTCTTTGGTGGCAAGGTCCTGCGTGGCTAAGGATGCCTGATTCTGAGTGGCCGACGATGAGAGCATCACTCCCAGACATCGCGTTCCAGGAGAATTCGCGCGCGACAGTTCGAATCGCTAACGTCACGGAATCATGGAAGTTCGCAGACCGATATTCCTCGTGGCCAAAGCTCATTCGAGTGAGCGCGTACGTTCTCAGATTTATATCGCGGATTCGAAGGCGTGATGAGATCGCTTTTTGGACGGAAAGTCCGTCTTCATTGACAGCGAGCGAAGTACGAGcctcaaaaaaattttgggtGAAATACATTCAACGCCAACTTTTCCCGCTCGAAATACGCGCTCTCACTCAAAATAAGTCGGTTTCTTCGAAAAGTCCACTCTTCTCGCTCAATCCGTTCCTGGATGAAGAGCAAATAATTCGGGTTGGCGGGCGGCTATCTCAGGCTCCGATACCCGCTCAAGCTCGACATCCGATAGTACTCGAATCTCACCCACTCGTCCGCTTACTCATTTATCATACTCACTTGCGCACTCTTCATGCAGGAACGCAATTGACCCTTGCTACGTTATGGCAAAAATTTTAG
- the LOC120358553 gene encoding uncharacterized protein LOC120358553, whose product MLCLIYFLQNFDYIFICIKCFLLELLESNNNNFEAGDAEQNNESDIFADNITTAPIVIEQVDDDDNFSNFVIEFRRTMTDIQLQLQTLENKQEQIQETINIILTKINNEQYHKKGIETKKLGQ is encoded by the exons atgttatgtttaatttattttctacaaaattttgattatatatttatttgtataaaatgttttttattagaACTATTGGAATcgaataataacaattttgaagcAGGTGATGCAGAACAGAACAAtg aGAGTGATATCTTTGCAGACAATATTACTACAGCGCCAATAGTAATTGAACAAGTAGACGATGACGATAATTTCTCTAACTTTGTAATTGAATTTAGGAGAACGATGACAGATATTCAATTACAACTGCAAACTTTGGAAAATAAACAGGAACAGATTCAAGAGACTATAAATATAATCCTGACTAAAATCAATAATGAACAATACCATAAGAAAGGCATAGAGACAAAAAAATTGGGAcaataa
- the LOC120358554 gene encoding uncharacterized protein LOC120358554: MVALLIDLLCQQQSITVNGPLYRNSVMERFGWRFLYPRFWEIEEISRHTILSPEEQRCENHFLISHSRTPAGQYVVRLPFKSGPPIDIGTSRDVAERCLKTLLRRLQANSDLKREYSDFLQEYENLGHMRKAPESSESSQFVYISHHPVIRESSATT, encoded by the exons ATGGTTGCGCTTTTAATCGATTTGCTTTGTCAACAGCAGTCGATCACGGTGAATGGACCGTTGTATAGAAACTCCGTTATGGAGAGATTTGGCTGGAGATTCTTGTATCCGAG ATTCTGGGAAATCGAGGAAATTTCGAGGCACACGATACTCAGCCCGGAAGAGCAGAGATGCGAGAATCATTTCTTAATTTCTCATTCGCGCACTCCCGCCGGTCAGTACGTTGTTCGTCTGCCGTTCAAAAGTGGTCCTCCCATTGATATTGGCACCTCACGCGATGTAGCGGAGCGATGCCTCAAGACTTTGCTACGCCGTCTTCAAGCCAATTCCGATTTGAAAAGGGAGTACTCAGACTTCCTACAAGAATATGAAAATCTCGGGCACATGCGGAAGGCTCCAGAATCTTCAGAATCTTCTCAATTTGTCTATATTTCGCACCATCCCGTAATACGCGAAAGCAGTGCGACGACTTGA